The following are encoded together in the Choristoneura fumiferana chromosome 4, NRCan_CFum_1, whole genome shotgun sequence genome:
- the LOC141427220 gene encoding aminopeptidase Q-like — MIALTLLVLCASACAMPPDKNIQPIHIIKTRSIDLNNAHSLTIESRLEKIVEPTGYRLELEPYLEDGVFKGHVSINVTWLQDADEVSVHCAHEIEISNAEVKAHLTAESKELQKITVKKITTDPKKPIVSLRLEKIIPKGCKGNLDFSFNGNLETAQTEAFFKTTYMQDEVERIVAGTQLRPNNARRMFPCFDEPGYKTPFQLSVVRPKTCWLSVTCPWRGLRKS; from the exons CAATCCACATAATCAAGACGCGAAGTATAGACCTCAACAACGCCCACTCCCTGACCATTGAGAGTCGGCTTGAGAAAATCGTAGAGCCTACAGGATACCGGCTTGAACTGGAGCCGTATCTAGAAGATGGAGTGTTCAAGGGCCACGTCAGTATCAACGTGACCTGGCTCCAGGATGCTGATGAAGTGAGCGTACACTGTGCCCATGAGATTGAGATCAGTAATGCGGAGGTTAAAGCGCACTTAACAGCAGAATC GAAAGAGTTGCAAAAGATCACAGTCAAGAAGATCACGACCGACCCCAAGAAGCCGATCGTGTCGCTTCGTCTGGAGAAAATAATCCCCAAGGGCTGTAAAGGAAACCTGGACTTCAGTTTCAATGGGAATCTGGAGACCGCGCAGACCGAGGCCTTCTTCAAGACCACTTATATGCAGGATGAAGTGGAGAG GATCGTGGCAGGCACGCAGCTTCGGCCCAACAACGCGCGCCGAATGTTCCCGTGCTTCGACGAGCCCGGCTACAAGACGCCATTCCAGCTGAGCGTCGTGCGGCCGAAGACATGCTGGCTCTCAGTAACATGCCCGTGGCGAGGTCTGAGGAAAT CATAA
- the LOC141427620 gene encoding aminopeptidase N encodes MIALTLLVLCASACAMPPDKNIQPIHIIKTRSIDLNNAHSLTIESRLEKIVEPTGYRLELEPYLEDGVFKGHVSINVTWLQDADEVSVHCAHEIEISNAEVKAHLTAESKELQKITVKKITTDPKKPIVSLRLEKIIPKGCKGNLDFSFNGNLETAQTEAFFKTTYMQDEVERIVAGTQLRPNNARRMFPCFDEPGYKTPFQLSVVRPKTMLALSNMPVARSEEITGEPNAIWDHFETTPPMSTFTLGLVIADLKQLNTSTFYTDDKGNKIELRVFGRPEYLEALNGVTEKLSRVFKEIAQFWQVPLPLKRLDIVALPNYQGVKPADNWGLIVFRESDLSSRGYVQLAQELSYQWLGALATPAWWTDAHLNKALVGYLAAETAFKINNGSEMEGKWPMTVLYSLYYEFSKRYPHSRITGMKQETACTKIELLFRMFNYTLGGDTFKKGLRMFIENHKYKTFTGDDIWSALNTAATADGKVPKDVDVKTVARSWIEKDRLPLVTVERNYEANTAVMRQKVYLRERPHDVPDAASMTWWVPAVLARGDKLDFTNYAATWMHGKELTVPNLPSKEHFIIVNPEEIAPFPVNYDQKNWHLLSMFLQTKDRTLIPELTRAKLLHDAWNLAYAGELSFTTAFNMTWFLKDERHPLVWDPVFTMIDHIGGHICQCIHAKFQTYVRTLLTPLYEELVKQEKEDEEPWKKNLRAHTKTFLCKAGYQPCVTEAQEQYSKWMKAKNPDEGNPIANQFICPVFKWGTKEEWEFGFQRVIHFPPSRKQSERTYLLKTLAGCPVDSYKINRLLNVTILEGNGNFTETDLFLIFSMLTGSPQGYETLFFFLEKNWSVLKEKFGSKTNLWDNLITAATSQFTTQEGLELVSNLYVAHQGEFGSAEHIIEKSMRNVREEAKWSTENLPVIDSWLDLYLASSKKI; translated from the exons ATGATCGCCCTGACGCTGCTAGTGTTGTGCGCGAGCGCCTGCGCAATGCCACCGGATAAG AACATCCAACCAATCCACATAATCAAGACGCGAAGTATAGACCTCAACAACGCCCACTCCCTGACCATTGAGAGTCGGCTTGAGAAAATCGTAGAGCCTACAGGATACCGGCTTGAACTGGAGCCGTATCTAGAAGATGGAGTGTTCAAGGGCCACGTCAGTATCAACGTGACCTGGCTCCAGGATGCTGATGAAGTGAGCGTACACTGTGCCCATGAGATTGAGATCAGTAATGCGGAGGTTAAAGCGCACTTAACAGCAGAATC GAAAGAGTTGCAAAAGATCACAGTCAAGAAGATCACGACCGACCCCAAGAAGCCGATCGTGTCGCTTCGTCTGGAGAAAATAATCCCCAAGGGCTGTAAAGGAAACCTGGACTTCAGTTTCAATGGGAATCTGGAGACCGCGCAGACCGAGGCCTTCTTCAAGACCACTTATATGCAGGATGAAGTGGAGAG GATCGTGGCAGGCACGCAGCTTCGGCCCAACAACGCGCGCCGAATGTTCCCGTGCTTCGACGAGCCCGGCTACAAGACGCCATTCCAGCTGAGCGTCGTGCGGCCGAAGACCATGCTGGCTCTCAGTAACATGCCCGTGGCGAGGTCTGAGGAAAT TACCGGCGAGCCTAACGCGATTTGGGATCACTTTGAGACCACGCCTCCGATGTCAACCTTCACACTGGGTCTGGTCATCGCTGATCTAAAACAACTGAATACCAGCACTTTCTACACCGATGATAAAGGAAACAAAATTG AGCTCCGCGTCTTCGGCCGCCCCGAATACCTGGAAGCGCTGAACGGTGTCACAGAGAAATTGTCTCGAGTGTTCAAAGAGATCGCACAGTTCTGGCAAGTTCCACTGCCACTGAAGAGGCTGGACATCGTCGCTCTACCCAACTACCAGGGGGTGAAGCCCGCTGACAACTGGGGGCTCATTGTGTTCAG AGAGAGCGACCTCAGCAGCCGCGGCTACGTGCAGCTTGCGCAGGAGTTGTCCTACCAGTGGCTGGGCGCGCTGGCCACGCCCGCCTGGTGGACGGACGCCCACCTCAACAAGGCCCTCGTGGGTTATCTCGCTGCTGAGACTGCCTTCAAG ATTAACAACGGCTCAGAGATGGAAGGCAAATGGCCAATGACCGTCCTGTATTCCCTGTACTACGAGTTCAGTAAGAGGTACCCTCACTCGCGCATCACCGGTATGAAGCAGGAGACGGCTTGCACCAAGATTGAACTGCTCTTTAGGATGTTCAACTACACCCTCGGAGGAGATACCTTCAAGAAGGGATTGAGGATGTTCATTGAGAACCA TAAGTACAAAACGTTCACGGGCGACGACATTTGGTCAGCGCTGAACACTGCAGCAACCGCCGACGGCAAGGTCCCGAAGGATGTGGACGTGAAGACTGTTGCGAGGAGCTGGATCGAGAAGGACCGACTACCCCTCGTCACTGTTGAGAGGAACTACGAGGCCAATACTGCTGTAATGCGACAG AAAGTGTACCTGCGCGAGCGTCCGCACGACGTCCCTGATGCAGCCAGCATGACCTGGTGGGTGCCGGCGGTGCTGGCGCGAGGTGACAAGCTCGACTTTACCAATTACGCTGCCACGTGGATGCATGGCAAAGAACTGACTGTACCCAACTTGCCGAGCAAGGAACATTTCATCATCGTCAACCCTGAAGAGATCG CTCCGTTCCCGGTCAACTACGATCAGAAGAATTGGCATCTTCTCTCCATGTTCCTGCAAACAAAAGACCGAACCCTCATCCCAGAGCTCACCAGAGCGAAGCTTCTTCATGACGCGTGGAACTTGGCGTATGCCGGCGAGCTCTCCTTCACCACCGCCTTCAACATGACGTGGTTCCTGAAAGACGAGAGGCACCCCCTTGTCTGGGACCCTGTCTTTACCATGATTGATCACATCGGAGGGCATATCTGTCAGTGCATCCATGCTAAGTTTCag ACGTACGTCCGTACGCTCCTCACTCCCCTCTACGAAGAACTGGTGAAACAAGAGAAAGAAGACGAGGAACCATGGAAGAAGAACCTTCGCGCGCACACGAAGACCTTCCTCTGCAAAGCCGGGTACCAGCCCTGCGTCACCGAGGCTCAGGAGCAGTACAGCAAGTGGATGAAGGCGAAGAACCCTGACGAAGGAAACCC CATCGCCAACCAGTTCATCTGTCCGGTCTTCAAATGGGGTACCAAGGAGGAGTGGGAGTTTGGCTTCCAGAGGGTCATTCATTTCCCCCCATCAAGGAAACAGAGCGAAAGGACCTACCTACTGAAGACCTTAGCTGGCTGTCCAGTAGACAGCTATAAGATAAACCGGCTTCTGAATGTAACCATCCTGGAGGGGAATGGGAACTTTACGGAGACGGACCTGTTCTTAATCTTCAGCATGCTGACTGGAAGCCCCCAGGGTTACGAGACGCTGTTCTTCTTCCTGGAAAAGAATTGGAGTGTGCTGAAGGAGAA